A window from Aeromonas rivipollensis encodes these proteins:
- a CDS encoding high-affinity branched-chain amino acid ABC transporter permease LivM yields MKRQFIHACIASLMLLVLSFWLLGFKLETDGSSLLVVSRLDVSLAWLLGGATIVFWFQMLRGQISRLFQASISGFSVGFTKLVLPSPEEAPKLYNLTAILVLLFAISWPFMASRGAIDLATLALIYIMLGLGLNVVVGLAGLLDLGYVGFYAVGAYSYALLNTYFGLSFWECLPIAGLMAATFGFLLGFPVLRLRGDYLAIVTLGFGEIIRILLNNMTTLTGGPNGISGIPKPTLGGLEFNRTVKDGGFGTFHDFFGIAYNANHKVIFLYLMALVLVVATLFVINRLLRMPLGRAWEALREDEIACKSLGLNPTIIKLTAFTIGACFAGFAGSFFASRQGFISPESFVFIESAIVLAIVVLGGMGSQIGVVLAAIVMTVLPELAREFNEYRMLMFGLLMVFMMIWRPQGLLPMSRPHMELRK; encoded by the coding sequence ATGAAACGTCAATTTATCCATGCCTGCATCGCCAGCCTGATGCTGCTGGTGCTCTCCTTCTGGCTGCTCGGCTTCAAGCTGGAGACCGATGGCTCCAGCCTGCTGGTGGTGAGCCGGCTCGATGTCTCCCTGGCCTGGCTGCTGGGGGGCGCCACCATCGTCTTCTGGTTCCAGATGCTGCGCGGCCAGATCAGTCGCCTGTTCCAGGCCTCCATCAGCGGCTTCTCGGTCGGCTTCACCAAGCTGGTGCTGCCGAGCCCGGAGGAGGCGCCCAAGCTCTACAACCTCACCGCCATCCTGGTGCTGTTGTTTGCAATCAGCTGGCCCTTCATGGCGTCCCGCGGTGCCATCGATCTCGCCACCCTGGCGCTGATCTACATCATGCTGGGGCTGGGGCTGAACGTGGTGGTGGGCCTCGCCGGCCTGCTGGATCTCGGTTACGTCGGCTTCTACGCGGTCGGAGCCTACAGCTACGCCCTGCTCAACACCTACTTCGGCCTGAGCTTCTGGGAGTGTCTACCCATCGCCGGCCTGATGGCGGCCACCTTCGGCTTCCTGCTCGGCTTCCCGGTGCTGCGGCTGCGGGGGGACTATCTGGCCATAGTCACCCTGGGCTTTGGCGAGATCATCCGCATCCTGCTCAACAACATGACCACCCTGACCGGCGGCCCGAACGGGATCTCCGGCATTCCCAAGCCGACTCTGGGTGGCCTGGAGTTCAACCGCACCGTCAAGGACGGGGGCTTTGGCACCTTCCACGACTTCTTCGGCATCGCCTACAACGCCAACCACAAGGTGATCTTCCTCTACCTGATGGCGCTGGTGCTGGTGGTGGCGACCCTGTTCGTCATCAACCGCCTGCTGCGCATGCCGCTGGGCCGCGCCTGGGAAGCGCTGCGGGAAGACGAGATCGCCTGCAAGTCCCTGGGGCTCAACCCCACCATCATCAAGCTGACCGCCTTCACCATAGGCGCCTGCTTCGCGGGCTTCGCGGGCAGCTTCTTCGCCTCGCGCCAGGGCTTCATCAGCCCGGAGTCTTTCGTCTTCATCGAATCGGCCATCGTCCTCGCGATCGTGGTGCTGGGGGGCATGGGCTCCCAGATCGGGGTGGTGCTGGCAGCCATCGTCATGACGGTGTTGCCGGAGCTGGCCCGCGAATTCAACGAGTACCGCATGCTGATGTTCGGTCTCTTGATGGTGTTCATGATGATCTGGCGGCCGCAGGGACTGCTGCCCATGAGCCGACCCCATATGGAGCTGCGCAAATGA
- the livG gene encoding high-affinity branched-chain amino acid ABC transporter ATP-binding protein LivG yields the protein MSKLNNTNTKLLDVSDLSMRFGGLLAVNGVKLDVDKGEVISIIGPNGAGKTTIFNCLTGFYRPTGGTIRYRGEEIQGLPGHLIARKGIVRTFQHVRLFKEMTAVENLLVAQHRHLNTGFIAGLFKTPAFRRAEKEGLEQSAFWLEKVGLKDLANRPAGNLAYGQQRRLEIARCMATRPELLMLDEPAAGLNPHETDELNDLISNLRDEFGVSVLLIEHDMKLVMEISNRIFVVNQGTPLAHGKPIDIRNNPAVIKAYLGES from the coding sequence ATGAGCAAGCTGAACAATACCAACACCAAATTGCTCGACGTCTCTGACCTGTCGATGCGCTTCGGCGGCCTGCTGGCGGTCAACGGCGTCAAGCTGGACGTGGACAAGGGCGAGGTGATCTCCATCATTGGCCCCAACGGGGCGGGCAAGACCACCATCTTCAACTGCCTGACTGGCTTCTACCGTCCGACCGGCGGCACCATCCGCTACCGTGGCGAGGAGATCCAGGGACTGCCCGGCCACCTCATCGCCCGCAAGGGCATAGTGCGCACCTTCCAGCACGTGCGCCTGTTCAAGGAGATGACGGCGGTGGAGAACCTGCTGGTGGCCCAGCACAGGCATCTCAACACCGGCTTCATCGCCGGTCTGTTCAAGACCCCGGCCTTCCGCCGCGCCGAGAAAGAGGGGCTGGAGCAGTCCGCCTTCTGGCTGGAGAAGGTGGGTCTCAAGGATCTCGCCAACCGCCCCGCCGGCAACCTGGCCTACGGTCAGCAGCGTCGCCTCGAAATCGCTCGCTGCATGGCGACCCGGCCCGAGCTGCTGATGCTGGATGAGCCGGCCGCCGGCCTCAACCCGCACGAGACCGACGAGCTCAACGACCTCATCTCCAACCTGAGGGACGAGTTCGGGGTGTCAGTGTTGTTGATAGAGCACGATATGAAGCTGGTGATGGAGATCTCCAACCGCATCTTCGTGGTGAATCAGGGCACCCCGCTGGCCCATGGCAAACCGATCGATATCCGCAACAACCCGGCCGTGATCAAGGCCTATCTGGGCGAGTCGTAA
- a CDS encoding ABC transporter ATP-binding protein: MLELRNVSTHYGKIQALHDVSVEIKEGEIVTLIGANGAGKTTLLMTLCGEPKPSSGSIWFEGEQIDSLSTARIMRKDIAVVPEGRRIFARLTVQENLLMGAFFVDKAEQPALLDQVFTLFPRLHERLEQRAGTMSGGEQQMLAIGRALMSKPRLLLLDEPSLGLAPIIIQQIFDTIEQLRQKGMTIFLVEQNANQALKLADRGYVLENGRVVLQDTGAALLANPAVRQAYLGG, translated from the coding sequence ATGTTAGAACTTCGCAACGTATCGACCCACTACGGCAAGATCCAGGCGCTGCACGACGTCAGCGTCGAGATAAAAGAGGGGGAAATCGTCACCCTGATCGGCGCCAACGGCGCCGGCAAGACCACCTTGCTGATGACGCTCTGCGGCGAACCCAAGCCCAGCAGCGGCAGCATCTGGTTCGAGGGGGAGCAGATAGACTCCCTCAGCACCGCCCGCATCATGCGCAAGGACATCGCAGTGGTGCCTGAGGGGCGCCGCATCTTCGCCCGCCTGACGGTGCAGGAGAACCTGCTGATGGGGGCCTTCTTCGTCGACAAGGCGGAGCAACCGGCCCTGCTGGATCAGGTGTTCACTCTGTTCCCCCGGTTGCACGAGCGGCTGGAGCAGCGGGCGGGGACCATGTCCGGCGGCGAACAGCAGATGCTGGCCATAGGCCGGGCCCTGATGAGCAAGCCGCGCCTGCTGCTGCTGGACGAACCCTCTCTGGGGCTGGCCCCCATCATCATCCAGCAGATCTTCGACACCATAGAGCAGCTGCGCCAGAAGGGGATGACCATCTTCCTGGTGGAGCAGAACGCCAACCAGGCGCTCAAGCTGGCGGATCGGGGCTATGTGCTGGAAAACGGCCGGGTGGTGCTGCAAGACACGGGGGCGGCCCTGCT